From Corvus cornix cornix isolate S_Up_H32 chromosome 1A, ASM73873v5, whole genome shotgun sequence, a single genomic window includes:
- the IRF5 gene encoding interferon regulatory factor 5 isoform X4, with protein sequence MLRWPGRALGTRGDSAPSAMDPPRRVRLKPWLVAQVSSRRFPGLRWLDPERRRFVIPWGHATRNPPGGPQDHDTIFKAWAQETGRFRAGDPPDPPRWKATLRCALNKSREFRLLLDGPRGSPAQPFRVYELCEEPPGGAEGGDEDDYGCSGEEDVSQLQKMTSLSIDDTQHRGDLLPPYPWSKEEAPTFASCCPSGRPFGPPPPALLQGEVGGTHGAPELLPSALAETGPPLGPPGPSSSCPVAPTEHLIPDLLVSPHMLPLTDLELKFQYRGRQVCALTVSNPHGCRLFHSSLEPTREQEELFGPLTLEQVPFPAPDTIPNEKQRFYTHQLLDVLDRGLILELQGQDLFALRLCQCKVFWTGPCASPQPGPNPIQRERRTKLFSLEGFLNGQRAMDWDGEASSSSRRGRPPPRPPLRSSSALVRSGRTRSPRRRS encoded by the exons ATGCTGAGGTGGCCGGGAAGAGCCTTGGGGACACGCGGGGACAGTGCCCCGTCC GCCATGGACCCCCCCCGGCGGGTGCGCCTCAAGCCCTGGCTGGTGGCCCAGGTGAGCAGCCGGCGCTTCCCGGGGCTCCGCTGGCTCGACCCCGAGCGCCGACGCTTCGTCATCCCCTGGGGACACGCCACCAGGAACCCCCCGGGGGGACCCCAGGACCACGACACCATCTTCAAG GCGTGGGCGCAGGAGACGGGCCGGTTCCGGGCCGGGGACCCGCCGGACCCGCCGCGCTGGAAAGCCACGCTGCGCTGCGCCCTCAACAAGAGCCGCGAGTTCCGGCTGCTGCTGGACGGGCCCCGCGGCTCCCCGGCCCAGCCCTTCCGCGTGTACGAGCTCTGCGAGGAGCCCCCCGGGGGCGCAG AGGGGGGGGATGAGGATGACTATGGCTGCAGCGGGGAGGAAGACGTCAGCCAG ctccagaagATGACATCCCTGAGCATCGATG ACACGCAGCACAGGGGGGACCTGCTGCCCCCCTACCCCTGGTCCAAGGAGGAGGCCCCCACCtttgccagctgctgcccctcGGGAAGGCCCTTTGGGCCTCCCCCCCCAGCGCTGCTgcagggggaggtggggggCACCCATGGGgcccctgagctgctccccagTGCCCTCGCTGAGACGGGGCCCCCCCTGGGCCCCCCGGGGCCCTCGTCCTCCTGCCCGGTGGCACCGACAGAGCACCTGATCCCTGACCTGCTTGTCAGCCCCCACATGCTGCCAC TGACTGACCTGGAGCTGAAGTTCCAGTACCGGGGCCGCCAGGTCTGCGCCCTCACCGTGAGCAACCCCCACGGCTGCCGGCTGttccacagcagcctggagccCACGCGCGAGCAGGAGGAGCTCTTCGGGCCCCTGACGCTGGAGCAGgtgcccttccctgctcccgACACCATTCCCAACGAGAAGCAGCGCTTCTACACCCACCAGCTGCTGGACGTGCTGGACCGAGGGCTCATCCTGGAGCTCCAGGGCCAGGATCTCTTCGCCCTCCGGCTCTGCCAGTGCAAGGTCTTCTGGACGGGGCCCTGTGCTTCTCCCCAGCCCGGCCCTAACCCCAttcagagggagaggaggacCAAGCTCTTCAGCCTCGAGGGCTTCCTCAACGGTCAGAGGGCAATGGATTGGGATGGAGAG GCCTCATCCAGTTCCAGAAGGGGCAGACCCCCACCCCGCCCCCCTTTGAGATCTTCCTCTGCTTTGGTGAGGAGTGGCCGGACCAGAAGCCCAAGGAGAAGAAGCTGA
- the IRF5 gene encoding interferon regulatory factor 5 isoform X3 — MDPPRRVRLKPWLVAQVSSRRFPGLRWLDPERRRFVIPWGHATRNPPGGPQDHDTIFKAWAQETGRFRAGDPPDPPRWKATLRCALNKSREFRLLLDGPRGSPAQPFRVYELCEEPPGGAEGGDEDDYGCSGEEDVSQLQKMTSLSIDDTQHRGDLLPPYPWSKEEAPTFASCCPSGRPFGPPPPALLQGEVGGTHGAPELLPSALAETGPPLGPPGPSSSCPVAPTEHLIPDLLVSPHMLPLTDLELKFQYRGRQVCALTVSNPHGCRLFHSSLEPTREQEELFGPLTLEQVPFPAPDTIPNEKQRFYTHQLLDVLDRGLILELQGQDLFALRLCQCKVFWTGPCASPQPGPNPIQRERRTKLFSLEGFLNGLIQFQKGQTPTPPPFEIFLCFGEEWPDQKPKEKKLITVQVVPVAARLLLEMFSGELSWSADSIPLQISHPDLKDRMVEQFKELHQLWQSHQRLPPAQPPPGPSAGAWALPPGPLPH; from the exons ATGGACCCCCCCCGGCGGGTGCGCCTCAAGCCCTGGCTGGTGGCCCAGGTGAGCAGCCGGCGCTTCCCGGGGCTCCGCTGGCTCGACCCCGAGCGCCGACGCTTCGTCATCCCCTGGGGACACGCCACCAGGAACCCCCCGGGGGGACCCCAGGACCACGACACCATCTTCAAG GCGTGGGCGCAGGAGACGGGCCGGTTCCGGGCCGGGGACCCGCCGGACCCGCCGCGCTGGAAAGCCACGCTGCGCTGCGCCCTCAACAAGAGCCGCGAGTTCCGGCTGCTGCTGGACGGGCCCCGCGGCTCCCCGGCCCAGCCCTTCCGCGTGTACGAGCTCTGCGAGGAGCCCCCCGGGGGCGCAG AGGGGGGGGATGAGGATGACTATGGCTGCAGCGGGGAGGAAGACGTCAGCCAG ctccagaagATGACATCCCTGAGCATCGATG ACACGCAGCACAGGGGGGACCTGCTGCCCCCCTACCCCTGGTCCAAGGAGGAGGCCCCCACCtttgccagctgctgcccctcGGGAAGGCCCTTTGGGCCTCCCCCCCCAGCGCTGCTgcagggggaggtggggggCACCCATGGGgcccctgagctgctccccagTGCCCTCGCTGAGACGGGGCCCCCCCTGGGCCCCCCGGGGCCCTCGTCCTCCTGCCCGGTGGCACCGACAGAGCACCTGATCCCTGACCTGCTTGTCAGCCCCCACATGCTGCCAC TGACTGACCTGGAGCTGAAGTTCCAGTACCGGGGCCGCCAGGTCTGCGCCCTCACCGTGAGCAACCCCCACGGCTGCCGGCTGttccacagcagcctggagccCACGCGCGAGCAGGAGGAGCTCTTCGGGCCCCTGACGCTGGAGCAGgtgcccttccctgctcccgACACCATTCCCAACGAGAAGCAGCGCTTCTACACCCACCAGCTGCTGGACGTGCTGGACCGAGGGCTCATCCTGGAGCTCCAGGGCCAGGATCTCTTCGCCCTCCGGCTCTGCCAGTGCAAGGTCTTCTGGACGGGGCCCTGTGCTTCTCCCCAGCCCGGCCCTAACCCCAttcagagggagaggaggacCAAGCTCTTCAGCCTCGAGGGCTTCCTCAACG GCCTCATCCAGTTCCAGAAGGGGCAGACCCCCACCCCGCCCCCCTTTGAGATCTTCCTCTGCTTTGGTGAGGAGTGGCCGGACCAGAAGCCCAAGGAGAAGAAGCTGATCACGGTGCAG GTGGTGCCGGTGGCGGcgcggctgctgctggagatgttCTCCGGGGAGCTGTCCTGGTCGGCCGACAGCATCCCGCTGCAGATCTCCCACCCCGACCTCAAGGACAGGATGGTGGAGCAGTTCAAGGAGCTGcaccagctctggcagagccaCCAGCGGCTGCCGCCAGCGcagcccccgcccggcccctcCGCGGGTGCCTGGGCGCTGCCCCCCGGCCCCCTGCCCCACtga
- the IRF5 gene encoding interferon regulatory factor 5 isoform X1, translating to MLRWPGRALGTRGDSAPSAMDPPRRVRLKPWLVAQVSSRRFPGLRWLDPERRRFVIPWGHATRNPPGGPQDHDTIFKAWAQETGRFRAGDPPDPPRWKATLRCALNKSREFRLLLDGPRGSPAQPFRVYELCEEPPGGAEGGDEDDYGCSGEEDVSQLQKMTSLSIDDTQHRGDLLPPYPWSKEEAPTFASCCPSGRPFGPPPPALLQGEVGGTHGAPELLPSALAETGPPLGPPGPSSSCPVAPTEHLIPDLLVSPHMLPLTDLELKFQYRGRQVCALTVSNPHGCRLFHSSLEPTREQEELFGPLTLEQVPFPAPDTIPNEKQRFYTHQLLDVLDRGLILELQGQDLFALRLCQCKVFWTGPCASPQPGPNPIQRERRTKLFSLEGFLNGLIQFQKGQTPTPPPFEIFLCFGEEWPDQKPKEKKLITVQVVPVAARLLLEMFSGELSWSADSIPLQISHPDLKDRMVEQFKELHQLWQSHQRLPPAQPPPGPSAGAWALPPGPLPH from the exons ATGCTGAGGTGGCCGGGAAGAGCCTTGGGGACACGCGGGGACAGTGCCCCGTCC GCCATGGACCCCCCCCGGCGGGTGCGCCTCAAGCCCTGGCTGGTGGCCCAGGTGAGCAGCCGGCGCTTCCCGGGGCTCCGCTGGCTCGACCCCGAGCGCCGACGCTTCGTCATCCCCTGGGGACACGCCACCAGGAACCCCCCGGGGGGACCCCAGGACCACGACACCATCTTCAAG GCGTGGGCGCAGGAGACGGGCCGGTTCCGGGCCGGGGACCCGCCGGACCCGCCGCGCTGGAAAGCCACGCTGCGCTGCGCCCTCAACAAGAGCCGCGAGTTCCGGCTGCTGCTGGACGGGCCCCGCGGCTCCCCGGCCCAGCCCTTCCGCGTGTACGAGCTCTGCGAGGAGCCCCCCGGGGGCGCAG AGGGGGGGGATGAGGATGACTATGGCTGCAGCGGGGAGGAAGACGTCAGCCAG ctccagaagATGACATCCCTGAGCATCGATG ACACGCAGCACAGGGGGGACCTGCTGCCCCCCTACCCCTGGTCCAAGGAGGAGGCCCCCACCtttgccagctgctgcccctcGGGAAGGCCCTTTGGGCCTCCCCCCCCAGCGCTGCTgcagggggaggtggggggCACCCATGGGgcccctgagctgctccccagTGCCCTCGCTGAGACGGGGCCCCCCCTGGGCCCCCCGGGGCCCTCGTCCTCCTGCCCGGTGGCACCGACAGAGCACCTGATCCCTGACCTGCTTGTCAGCCCCCACATGCTGCCAC TGACTGACCTGGAGCTGAAGTTCCAGTACCGGGGCCGCCAGGTCTGCGCCCTCACCGTGAGCAACCCCCACGGCTGCCGGCTGttccacagcagcctggagccCACGCGCGAGCAGGAGGAGCTCTTCGGGCCCCTGACGCTGGAGCAGgtgcccttccctgctcccgACACCATTCCCAACGAGAAGCAGCGCTTCTACACCCACCAGCTGCTGGACGTGCTGGACCGAGGGCTCATCCTGGAGCTCCAGGGCCAGGATCTCTTCGCCCTCCGGCTCTGCCAGTGCAAGGTCTTCTGGACGGGGCCCTGTGCTTCTCCCCAGCCCGGCCCTAACCCCAttcagagggagaggaggacCAAGCTCTTCAGCCTCGAGGGCTTCCTCAACG GCCTCATCCAGTTCCAGAAGGGGCAGACCCCCACCCCGCCCCCCTTTGAGATCTTCCTCTGCTTTGGTGAGGAGTGGCCGGACCAGAAGCCCAAGGAGAAGAAGCTGATCACGGTGCAG GTGGTGCCGGTGGCGGcgcggctgctgctggagatgttCTCCGGGGAGCTGTCCTGGTCGGCCGACAGCATCCCGCTGCAGATCTCCCACCCCGACCTCAAGGACAGGATGGTGGAGCAGTTCAAGGAGCTGcaccagctctggcagagccaCCAGCGGCTGCCGCCAGCGcagcccccgcccggcccctcCGCGGGTGCCTGGGCGCTGCCCCCCGGCCCCCTGCCCCACtga
- the IRF5 gene encoding interferon regulatory factor 5 isoform X5 — protein sequence MLRWPGRALGTRGDSAPSAMDPPRRVRLKPWLVAQVSSRRFPGLRWLDPERRRFVIPWGHATRNPPGGPQDHDTIFKAWAQETGRFRAGDPPDPPRWKATLRCALNKSREFRLLLDGPRGSPAQPFRVYELCEEPPGGAEGGDEDDYGCSGEEDVSQLQKMTSLSIDVTDLELKFQYRGRQVCALTVSNPHGCRLFHSSLEPTREQEELFGPLTLEQVPFPAPDTIPNEKQRFYTHQLLDVLDRGLILELQGQDLFALRLCQCKVFWTGPCASPQPGPNPIQRERRTKLFSLEGFLNGLIQFQKGQTPTPPPFEIFLCFGEEWPDQKPKEKKLITVQVVPVAARLLLEMFSGELSWSADSIPLQISHPDLKDRMVEQFKELHQLWQSHQRLPPAQPPPGPSAGAWALPPGPLPH from the exons ATGCTGAGGTGGCCGGGAAGAGCCTTGGGGACACGCGGGGACAGTGCCCCGTCC GCCATGGACCCCCCCCGGCGGGTGCGCCTCAAGCCCTGGCTGGTGGCCCAGGTGAGCAGCCGGCGCTTCCCGGGGCTCCGCTGGCTCGACCCCGAGCGCCGACGCTTCGTCATCCCCTGGGGACACGCCACCAGGAACCCCCCGGGGGGACCCCAGGACCACGACACCATCTTCAAG GCGTGGGCGCAGGAGACGGGCCGGTTCCGGGCCGGGGACCCGCCGGACCCGCCGCGCTGGAAAGCCACGCTGCGCTGCGCCCTCAACAAGAGCCGCGAGTTCCGGCTGCTGCTGGACGGGCCCCGCGGCTCCCCGGCCCAGCCCTTCCGCGTGTACGAGCTCTGCGAGGAGCCCCCCGGGGGCGCAG AGGGGGGGGATGAGGATGACTATGGCTGCAGCGGGGAGGAAGACGTCAGCCAG ctccagaagATGACATCCCTGAGCATCGATG TGACTGACCTGGAGCTGAAGTTCCAGTACCGGGGCCGCCAGGTCTGCGCCCTCACCGTGAGCAACCCCCACGGCTGCCGGCTGttccacagcagcctggagccCACGCGCGAGCAGGAGGAGCTCTTCGGGCCCCTGACGCTGGAGCAGgtgcccttccctgctcccgACACCATTCCCAACGAGAAGCAGCGCTTCTACACCCACCAGCTGCTGGACGTGCTGGACCGAGGGCTCATCCTGGAGCTCCAGGGCCAGGATCTCTTCGCCCTCCGGCTCTGCCAGTGCAAGGTCTTCTGGACGGGGCCCTGTGCTTCTCCCCAGCCCGGCCCTAACCCCAttcagagggagaggaggacCAAGCTCTTCAGCCTCGAGGGCTTCCTCAACG GCCTCATCCAGTTCCAGAAGGGGCAGACCCCCACCCCGCCCCCCTTTGAGATCTTCCTCTGCTTTGGTGAGGAGTGGCCGGACCAGAAGCCCAAGGAGAAGAAGCTGATCACGGTGCAG GTGGTGCCGGTGGCGGcgcggctgctgctggagatgttCTCCGGGGAGCTGTCCTGGTCGGCCGACAGCATCCCGCTGCAGATCTCCCACCCCGACCTCAAGGACAGGATGGTGGAGCAGTTCAAGGAGCTGcaccagctctggcagagccaCCAGCGGCTGCCGCCAGCGcagcccccgcccggcccctcCGCGGGTGCCTGGGCGCTGCCCCCCGGCCCCCTGCCCCACtga
- the IRF5 gene encoding interferon regulatory factor 5 isoform X2 produces the protein MQIYAKCHGPPPAGAPQALAGGPGEQPALPGAPLARPRAPTLRHPLGTRHQEPPGGTPGPRHHLQGGGCRALTPPQAWAQETGRFRAGDPPDPPRWKATLRCALNKSREFRLLLDGPRGSPAQPFRVYELCEEPPGGAEGGDEDDYGCSGEEDVSQLQKMTSLSIDDTQHRGDLLPPYPWSKEEAPTFASCCPSGRPFGPPPPALLQGEVGGTHGAPELLPSALAETGPPLGPPGPSSSCPVAPTEHLIPDLLVSPHMLPLTDLELKFQYRGRQVCALTVSNPHGCRLFHSSLEPTREQEELFGPLTLEQVPFPAPDTIPNEKQRFYTHQLLDVLDRGLILELQGQDLFALRLCQCKVFWTGPCASPQPGPNPIQRERRTKLFSLEGFLNGLIQFQKGQTPTPPPFEIFLCFGEEWPDQKPKEKKLITVQVVPVAARLLLEMFSGELSWSADSIPLQISHPDLKDRMVEQFKELHQLWQSHQRLPPAQPPPGPSAGAWALPPGPLPH, from the exons ATGCAAATATATGCAAAGT GCCATGGACCCCCCCCGGCGGGTGCGCCTCAAGCCCTGGCTGGTGGCCCAGGTGAGCAGCCGGCGCTTCCCGGGGCTCCGCTGGCTCGACCCCGAGCGCCGACGCTTCGTCATCCCCTGGGGACACGCCACCAGGAACCCCCCGGGGGGACCCCAGGACCACGACACCATCTTCAAG GCGGGGGGTGCCGGGCGCTGACACCCCCGCAGGCGTGGGCGCAGGAGACGGGCCGGTTCCGGGCCGGGGACCCGCCGGACCCGCCGCGCTGGAAAGCCACGCTGCGCTGCGCCCTCAACAAGAGCCGCGAGTTCCGGCTGCTGCTGGACGGGCCCCGCGGCTCCCCGGCCCAGCCCTTCCGCGTGTACGAGCTCTGCGAGGAGCCCCCCGGGGGCGCAG AGGGGGGGGATGAGGATGACTATGGCTGCAGCGGGGAGGAAGACGTCAGCCAG ctccagaagATGACATCCCTGAGCATCGATG ACACGCAGCACAGGGGGGACCTGCTGCCCCCCTACCCCTGGTCCAAGGAGGAGGCCCCCACCtttgccagctgctgcccctcGGGAAGGCCCTTTGGGCCTCCCCCCCCAGCGCTGCTgcagggggaggtggggggCACCCATGGGgcccctgagctgctccccagTGCCCTCGCTGAGACGGGGCCCCCCCTGGGCCCCCCGGGGCCCTCGTCCTCCTGCCCGGTGGCACCGACAGAGCACCTGATCCCTGACCTGCTTGTCAGCCCCCACATGCTGCCAC TGACTGACCTGGAGCTGAAGTTCCAGTACCGGGGCCGCCAGGTCTGCGCCCTCACCGTGAGCAACCCCCACGGCTGCCGGCTGttccacagcagcctggagccCACGCGCGAGCAGGAGGAGCTCTTCGGGCCCCTGACGCTGGAGCAGgtgcccttccctgctcccgACACCATTCCCAACGAGAAGCAGCGCTTCTACACCCACCAGCTGCTGGACGTGCTGGACCGAGGGCTCATCCTGGAGCTCCAGGGCCAGGATCTCTTCGCCCTCCGGCTCTGCCAGTGCAAGGTCTTCTGGACGGGGCCCTGTGCTTCTCCCCAGCCCGGCCCTAACCCCAttcagagggagaggaggacCAAGCTCTTCAGCCTCGAGGGCTTCCTCAACG GCCTCATCCAGTTCCAGAAGGGGCAGACCCCCACCCCGCCCCCCTTTGAGATCTTCCTCTGCTTTGGTGAGGAGTGGCCGGACCAGAAGCCCAAGGAGAAGAAGCTGATCACGGTGCAG GTGGTGCCGGTGGCGGcgcggctgctgctggagatgttCTCCGGGGAGCTGTCCTGGTCGGCCGACAGCATCCCGCTGCAGATCTCCCACCCCGACCTCAAGGACAGGATGGTGGAGCAGTTCAAGGAGCTGcaccagctctggcagagccaCCAGCGGCTGCCGCCAGCGcagcccccgcccggcccctcCGCGGGTGCCTGGGCGCTGCCCCCCGGCCCCCTGCCCCACtga